From Argopecten irradians isolate NY chromosome 12, Ai_NY, whole genome shotgun sequence, one genomic window encodes:
- the LOC138304789 gene encoding uncharacterized protein: MVNKNSKRSVHSGNTLRASNTRDSKLYRRQSYLIRQSKKDSTITPLDELGLDRDHVAYSLNKKGRWLVPQILKHEVILGEEDVKVDIVESHKLKRKNKCTGFYSNDGFPRKVLPKKTYFNASSVNSQTVDPKVTVDIVTPCPRTSSLAHNPKYLDYSPTPVGRNDTDAATHEESNPPNSRKNVRRKKTFMNNTIDDYLDIDFSEDEDDDPSYEDMNRRPNDIYLGDVLVHSNDMQELLFRELAGSGPSDAFGITESQSSFVNEVRFEEEETSHTTVLIPNTEVVADHLKEAFGEDYTECRCLPRKFLIDITDRVTRTISKSKAFQNRDNRRIDLSAILVFTYNMIGSLDLTDIDSFKVSINMKTTQRCLKMDAFPENSVMGVEGIVQCAVSYIASLSHDSFISRNSAKTQANPTNNNRNILKLCTTEATVFAPANITIKDKLTENRSKRYESDGAMNLSFPDTCPICFDSVQEGAATALQTCGHWFCDRCWNDHVTSSGSVRSGQITCPQYKCQCPVDYGILLTIANLQIVEGLFRRHINMDIEKDPNSQWCPNKTCGRVVTYDRAGLSTNVSCECGTVFCFRCLQPVHWPLSCRDYEKYREKLVKYGHVDKALKSEEVFTFNVQGKRCPVCNIFMEKNGGCFTITCICGALFCWGCRIEIRNHPPQPCYKGDMYSVSGDRYNTRKRRIIATIHGPDYDKPTWYKRAVEVRALRNPSKVKLLVSSVRSMCKTALRLYKHRPDTDIAADLENFEVPELHSPVSLQDKIHSFLTSMVTLYVELSPVCEYISVILEKCHDQSLVQLRDRLQSLIEEMFSIFIAAHSSHILDLKSSISRLFQLRLECNKVFEMVVTALE; this comes from the exons ATGGTTAACAAGAATTCTAAACGTAGTGTCCACTCAGGAAACACTCTCAGAGCTTCTAATACAAG GGACAGTAAGCTATACCGACGCCAGTCCTACCTGATCCGTCAGTCCAAGAAAGACAGTACCATTACACCTCTGGACGAGCTCGGCCTGGACAGGGACCATGTTGCTTACTCCCTCAACAAGAAAGGACGATGGCTGGTGCCACAGATCCTAAAACATGAAGTTATTCTTGGAGAAGAAGATGTAAAAGTCGACATTGTTGAATCACATAAATTGAAACGAAAAAATAAATGCACGGGGTTTTATTCCAATGACGGTTTCCCGAGAAAGGTTTTACCAAAGAAAACTTATTTCAACGCAAGCAGCGTCAATAGCCAGACCGTTGACCCGAAGGTTACCGTTGATATAGTAACGCCATGTCCGAGAACAAGTTCACTTGCTCACAATCCTAAATATCTCGACTACTCGCCTACACCTGTAGGGAGAAATGACACAGACGCCGCTACCCATGAAGAGTCCAACCCTCCCAATAGCAGAAAAAACGTCCGCAGAAAGAAGACGTTCATGAACAACACAATAGATGATTATCTCGACATTGATTTTTCCGAGGACGAAGATGATGATCCATCATACGAGGACATGAACAGGAGACCAAATGACATATACCTTGGTGACGTGCTGGTTCATTCCAATGACATGCAGGAACTTCTCTTCAGAGAACTTGCCGGATCTGGACCTTCCGATGCCTTTGGAATAACAGAGAGTCAATCATCTTTTGTAAATGAAGTGCGATTTGAGGAGGAAGAGACGAGTCACACCACTGTCCTGATCCCAAACACAGAAGTGGTGGCTGACCATCTTAAAGAAGCTTTTGGTGAAGACTATACCGAGTGCCGCTGCCTCCCCCGGAAGTTCCTCATAGACATTACAGACAGAGTTACCAGAACCATCTCGAAATCAAAAGCTTTCCAAAACAGAGATAACAGACGAATTGATTTATCAGCTATATTGGTATTTACCTACAATATGATCGGTAGTCTCGATCTTACGGATATTGACTCGTTTAAGGTTTCCATTAACATGAAAACCACACAAAGATGTCTCAAAATGGACGCTTTTCCGGAAAACAGTGTTATGGGGGTTGAAGGAATCGTTCAATGTGCTGTGTCATACATAGCATCCCTCTCACACGACAGTTTCATCTCTCGAAATTCAGCAAAGACCCAGGCTAATCCGACCAATAACAACCGTAACATCCTAAAATTGTGCACAACAGAAGCTACCGTATTCGCTCCTGCAAACATCACCATTAAGGACAAACTGACAGAAAACCGTTCAAAACGGTATGAATCAGACGGAGCAATGAACTTGAGTTTCCCCGATACCTGTCCGATCTGTTTCGACTCCGTCCAAGAAGGTGCGGCCACTGCCCTACAAACATGTGGTCATTGGTTTTGTGATCGTTGCTGGAACGACCACGTGACCAGTTCTGGCAGTGTACGGTCCGGACAGATTACATGCCCGCAATACAAATGTCAGTGCCCAGTAGATTATGGCATTTTACTCACAATTGCAAACCTTCAAATCGTCGAGGGATTGTTTCGGCGACATATTAACATGGATATTGAAAAAGATCCAAATTCCCAGTGGTGTCCAAATAAAACATGTGGACGCGTTGTGACGTACGATAGAGCTGGACTGAGTACCAACGTTAGCTGTGAGTGTGGAACTGTTTTCTGTTTTAGATGTTTACAACCAGTACATTGGCCCCTCTCTTGCAGAGACTATGAAAAATACAGAGAGAAACTAGTAAAATACGGTCATGTAGATAAAGCATTAAAATCTGAAGAAGTGTTTACGTTTAACGTCCAAGGCAAGCGCTGTCCTGTTTGTAACATCTTCATGGAGAAGAATGGTGGATGTTTCACCATTACTTGTATATGTGGTGCGCTATTCTGCTGGGGATGCcgcatagaaatcagaaatcaTCCCCCACAGCCTTGTTACAAAGGGGATATGTATAGTGTAAGTGGCGATAGGTACAACACCAGAAAAAGGCGGATTATAGCCACCATCCATGGCCCTGACTACGATAAACCCACCTGGTACAAACGTGCTGTCGAAGTTCGTGCTTTACGTAACCCTTCTAAAGTAAAGCTGCTTGTATCTTCTGTAAGGTCCATGTGTAAAACAGCACTACGATTATATAAACACCGTCCTGATACCGACATCGCTGCCGACCTGGAGAACTTTGAAGTACCCGAGTTACACAGCCCCGTCTCTTTACAGGATAAAATCCACTCATTCCTTACAAGTATGGTCACTCTTTAtgtagagttatctcccgttTGTGAATACATATCCGTTATTTTAGAGAAATGCCATGACCAAAGCCTGGTCCAGCTCAGGGATCGTCTTCAGAGTCTGATTGAGGAAATGTTCTCCATATTCATCGCTGCACATTCCTCTCACATTTTAGACCTAAAATCATCAATCTCGCGTCTTTTTCAGCTGCGACTTGAATGTAACAAAGTATTCGAGATGGTGGTGACTGCTTTGGAGTAA